A stretch of the Halomonas sp. BDJS001 genome encodes the following:
- a CDS encoding LysR family transcriptional regulator translates to MLSRITHRQLEYFIACGEESSIIKASEKIHVSSPSISAAITHIESELGVQLFIRHHAQGVSLTPIGNIVLQEAKLIVEQAKNLYTLASDSLNAVRGPLRVGCFNSLAPMIAPEVVYGFAKAFPGVRISLIEGDHDELLEGLRRSQIDIAITYDLHVFEDVEFTPLVGLPPHIIVGHHHPLTELSTIKITDLKDFPMIFLDLPYSREYFLSLFSNVGEAPNIRLCSNQLEVVRSMVANGLGYSIANVRPKANFSQDGKRVIRLQLSGQHRPLYIGYAVLQGAQPPRVVEAFAQRCRNFISEQYIPGMTAPRYYDSHPVEP, encoded by the coding sequence ATGCTTAGCAGGATTACACATCGCCAACTTGAATATTTTATAGCATGCGGTGAAGAAAGCAGCATAATCAAAGCTTCTGAAAAAATTCATGTATCCTCACCTTCGATTTCAGCGGCTATTACTCATATTGAATCAGAATTGGGGGTGCAGCTTTTTATACGTCACCATGCCCAGGGAGTCTCTTTAACGCCTATAGGCAACATTGTGCTTCAGGAAGCTAAGTTAATCGTTGAACAGGCTAAAAACCTGTATACCTTGGCTTCAGACTCACTAAACGCAGTAAGGGGGCCGCTGCGAGTTGGATGCTTTAATTCATTGGCACCAATGATTGCACCTGAAGTGGTCTATGGCTTTGCGAAGGCATTCCCAGGTGTGCGGATTAGTTTGATAGAAGGTGATCATGATGAGCTACTGGAGGGGTTGAGACGATCACAGATTGATATCGCGATTACTTATGATCTCCATGTTTTTGAAGATGTGGAATTTACTCCTTTGGTTGGCCTGCCGCCTCATATTATTGTAGGTCACCACCATCCATTGACAGAACTTTCGACCATCAAAATAACGGACCTTAAAGACTTTCCGATGATCTTCCTTGACCTACCCTACAGCAGAGAATATTTTCTCAGTCTGTTCTCAAACGTAGGGGAGGCTCCTAATATCAGGTTGTGCTCAAACCAATTGGAAGTCGTGCGATCTATGGTGGCAAATGGCTTGGGCTACTCTATCGCTAATGTACGGCCAAAAGCCAATTTCTCCCAGGACGGGAAAAGGGTTATTCGTCTTCAGCTCTCTGGACAGCATCGGCCATTGTATATTGGGTATGCTGTTTTACAAGGAGCACAGCCTCCAAGGGTGGTAGAAGCTTTTGCTCAACGATGCCGCAACTTTATTTCTGAGCAATATATTCCAGGAATGACGGCTCCTAGGTATTATGATTCGCACCCAGTTGAGCCTTAG
- the dmeF gene encoding CDF family Co(II)/Ni(II) efflux transporter DmeF: MNHHSGVLEAYQHHHSFGLDQKNTNEKRILFVTLITISVMALEVVAGYFFGSMALLADGLHMGSHAIALGISAFAYAYARKHANDPSFTFGTGKVDALAGFAGAILLGGFASVILVESGARMLQPRAIDFNMAILVSVIGLVVNIVCAIILGKNHDHHSHSHNDDQVAPSRQSHALSSAYLHVLADALTSLLAIISLLVAKHTGLLWVDPLVGIVGAFLIARWSWKLLRTTSANLLDKRPSIALLESVQQAIQERSSDRVVDIHIWELGAGNLSLAVSIISKKPLTPDEYRSLIPSQINIVHSTIEVNVVGENAW, encoded by the coding sequence ATGAATCATCATTCTGGTGTCTTGGAAGCTTATCAACATCATCACTCATTCGGGCTTGATCAAAAAAACACGAATGAGAAACGTATCCTCTTTGTGACACTCATCACTATATCTGTAATGGCTTTGGAAGTGGTAGCAGGATATTTCTTCGGTTCCATGGCGCTACTTGCTGATGGTCTCCATATGGGATCACATGCTATTGCATTAGGTATTAGTGCTTTTGCATATGCCTATGCCAGAAAACATGCCAATGATCCTTCTTTTACTTTTGGCACGGGCAAGGTTGATGCATTGGCGGGGTTTGCAGGTGCTATTTTGTTAGGAGGTTTTGCTAGCGTCATTCTGGTAGAAAGTGGGGCGCGCATGCTGCAACCACGAGCCATTGATTTTAATATGGCGATTCTTGTGTCGGTAATTGGCCTTGTGGTTAATATAGTGTGCGCCATCATCTTAGGCAAAAACCATGATCATCATTCACATTCACATAACGATGATCAAGTAGCTCCATCTAGGCAATCCCATGCACTAAGTTCCGCATATCTTCATGTTCTAGCCGATGCCCTCACCTCTTTATTGGCGATTATATCTTTGTTAGTGGCGAAGCATACTGGTTTGCTATGGGTTGATCCGTTAGTAGGTATTGTAGGCGCTTTTTTAATTGCGCGGTGGTCATGGAAATTGCTGCGCACAACCTCTGCTAACTTGTTAGATAAACGACCAAGTATAGCCTTGCTTGAAAGTGTGCAGCAGGCAATTCAAGAAAGATCGTCAGATAGAGTTGTAGATATTCATATATGGGAGCTGGGAGCAGGAAACCTTAGCCTAGCTGTATCTATTATCTCAAAAAAGCCTCTTACGCCGGATGAATATCGAAGCCTGATTCCCTCTCAAATTAATATCGTCCACTCAACTATAGAGGTTAATGTTGTTGGCGAAAATGCGTGGTGA
- a CDS encoding TRAP transporter large permease: MLLLACASIVLLCLLVILGVPIIVSLTAAILMYLMFSGGWSLALPQQTLAGISDYILVTMPLFIFAGAIMNASGIADRLFAFAGALVGWMRGGLAHVNVTSSIMFGGMVGTSVADLAGTGSIMIPKLKQNNYPGPFAAALTATSSGIGILIPPSSPMILYSAVTGVSLGALFLAGVLPGLLMGLLLMLIVAIQARRHGWKPISNFAWNRVLTTGMQALLPMGLPFLVLGGLVVGLFTPSEAGAFAVAYALVLAMLVYRTLSFAQLYRAMVDSTVLTGEILLVVGLSTSFGWALSQAGVPSALAAGLDTLFPFESVVLRVLVLLLLALIADMVLDPLIPMIMPILLPALMAMDVDLLHFGVLIIVTVVIGQVTPPVALALLVAAKIGNEDVTSVIRANTLFLITLFAFLLLLVFIPQLSMALPTLMQ, encoded by the coding sequence ATGTTGTTACTCGCTTGTGCCTCTATCGTGTTGCTTTGTCTGTTAGTCATTTTGGGTGTGCCCATCATTGTATCCCTGACGGCGGCCATACTGATGTATCTAATGTTTAGCGGTGGCTGGAGCTTAGCATTACCCCAGCAAACGCTGGCAGGTATCAGTGACTATATTCTTGTGACGATGCCACTGTTCATTTTTGCTGGCGCCATCATGAATGCTAGTGGCATTGCTGATCGCTTATTCGCATTTGCTGGAGCTTTAGTGGGGTGGATGCGAGGCGGCTTGGCACACGTCAATGTCACTTCAAGCATCATGTTTGGGGGAATGGTGGGGACTTCGGTGGCTGACTTAGCCGGTACTGGGTCGATTATGATCCCGAAGCTCAAACAAAATAACTATCCAGGCCCATTCGCAGCCGCGCTAACAGCAACCTCATCCGGTATTGGCATCTTAATTCCTCCAAGCTCGCCCATGATTCTCTACTCGGCGGTGACAGGTGTGTCATTAGGAGCACTATTTTTGGCGGGAGTGCTACCTGGATTGTTGATGGGCCTGTTGTTAATGCTAATTGTGGCTATTCAGGCACGGCGACATGGCTGGAAACCTATAAGTAATTTTGCTTGGAATCGGGTTTTGACAACTGGGATGCAAGCGCTATTACCGATGGGGCTTCCATTTCTAGTATTAGGTGGGTTGGTTGTGGGTCTATTCACGCCCTCGGAGGCAGGTGCTTTTGCCGTTGCTTATGCGCTAGTGCTTGCCATGCTGGTCTATCGCACTCTCAGCTTTGCGCAGCTTTATCGTGCCATGGTGGACTCCACCGTATTGACAGGGGAAATTCTACTGGTGGTCGGGCTCTCAACTTCCTTCGGCTGGGCATTGTCGCAGGCTGGTGTGCCAAGCGCTTTAGCGGCTGGTTTAGATACCCTTTTTCCTTTTGAATCAGTTGTGTTAAGGGTGCTCGTGCTACTTTTATTGGCGCTTATTGCCGACATGGTATTGGATCCATTGATTCCTATGATCATGCCAATACTTCTGCCAGCGCTGATGGCCATGGATGTCGACTTATTACACTTTGGTGTACTCATCATAGTAACAGTGGTGATAGGCCAAGTAACACCTCCGGTTGCATTAGCGCTGCTGGTTGCCGCCAAAATTGGCAACGAGGATGTGACGAGTGTTATTCGAGCGAATACTCTGTTTCTTATTACGCTATTTGCCTTTCTACTGTTGCTTGTATTTATTCCGCAACTTTCGATGGCACTGCCAACATTGATGCAGTGA
- a CDS encoding TRAP transporter small permease: protein MKIINSGRLAMASSYHIGQKLRVPKVGLGLVKITEAGAACCISSIALLVFANATSRYLFGRPLPWTDEVVIALMVWVAAFGIVLASIRGALISCDLLTRSLSPARLILMRKLCALFSAGVMSVLGWLTWQYIDLFGNDVTAMLRAPKSIVYSGLLFGSLGMTIAFLLSLRR, encoded by the coding sequence ATGAAGATCATTAATTCGGGACGCTTGGCAATGGCTTCTTCTTATCACATAGGACAGAAGTTACGAGTGCCAAAAGTAGGGTTAGGCCTGGTAAAGATAACCGAAGCAGGCGCAGCCTGTTGCATTAGTAGTATCGCGTTACTTGTTTTTGCCAATGCCACCAGTCGTTATCTTTTTGGCCGCCCGCTACCTTGGACTGATGAAGTCGTCATTGCCTTAATGGTGTGGGTTGCGGCGTTCGGGATCGTGCTAGCCAGTATCCGGGGGGCATTGATCTCTTGCGATCTATTGACCCGCTCTCTCTCGCCCGCTCGTTTGATTCTGATGCGCAAACTTTGTGCGCTGTTCAGTGCTGGAGTGATGAGTGTACTGGGCTGGCTGACATGGCAATACATTGATCTCTTCGGGAACGATGTAACCGCCATGCTCAGAGCGCCGAAGAGTATCGTCTACAGTGGGCTGCTATTTGGCTCTTTAGGTATGACCATCGCTTTTTTGCTCAGCTTACGTCGCTGA
- a CDS encoding TRAP transporter substrate-binding protein, which produces MLKRKLLTYALISGLSFPTASILASDDVVELRLAVETTPGDPLNVMLTSFRDALQASAEEEVELEFFEGGALGSESDLIQLLRAEQVQVLPIGSDIVELDSNFALFDMPFIFADKQIARDALDGELGDLLADSLRDKSGLEVLAFGELGFRVISNNRRPINTPEDLSGLKLRTPGSATRLLAFEMLGAAPTPMSLGEVYIALRQGVLDGQENPLSVLEEFSLYEVQDYVSLTNHVYTPITLAMSANSYASLSPEMQERVISAAQEGANQTRQLSDTSDAELVEVFSNAGVAVNQPDLASFQSASVPIRDAISERLNEAFWEQAQNILELR; this is translated from the coding sequence ATGTTAAAACGAAAACTCCTGACGTATGCACTTATCTCCGGTTTATCATTTCCGACGGCCTCAATATTAGCGAGTGATGATGTTGTTGAGCTGAGACTAGCTGTTGAGACAACCCCGGGTGACCCTCTCAATGTCATGCTAACGAGCTTCAGGGACGCTCTCCAGGCGAGCGCCGAAGAGGAGGTTGAACTTGAGTTCTTTGAAGGTGGGGCGCTGGGCAGCGAATCTGATTTGATACAGTTACTTCGAGCCGAACAGGTGCAAGTATTGCCTATCGGGTCGGATATCGTTGAGCTAGACAGTAATTTCGCGCTTTTCGATATGCCTTTTATCTTTGCAGATAAGCAAATCGCGCGTGATGCCTTGGATGGAGAGCTTGGCGACCTGCTGGCCGACTCATTGCGTGACAAGAGTGGCCTTGAAGTACTGGCATTTGGAGAGCTTGGTTTTCGTGTGATTAGCAACAATCGTCGTCCGATCAATACGCCGGAGGATCTTTCAGGTCTGAAGTTGCGTACTCCTGGCAGCGCAACACGTCTTCTTGCATTTGAAATGTTGGGTGCGGCACCGACTCCCATGTCACTTGGAGAGGTCTATATAGCGTTACGCCAGGGCGTTTTGGATGGGCAGGAGAATCCGCTTTCAGTATTGGAAGAGTTCTCTCTTTATGAGGTTCAGGATTACGTCTCTTTAACCAATCACGTTTACACCCCTATTACTCTCGCCATGAGTGCCAACAGTTATGCATCGCTGTCGCCTGAAATGCAGGAGCGAGTAATCTCCGCTGCTCAGGAGGGTGCAAATCAAACCCGCCAGCTTTCTGATACCAGTGATGCCGAGTTAGTTGAGGTCTTTAGCAATGCCGGAGTAGCGGTTAACCAGCCTGATTTAGCCAGCTTTCAATCTGCCTCGGTGCCCATCCGTGATGCTATTTCTGAGCGTTTGAATGAAGCGTTCTGGGAGCAGGCACAGAATATCCTGGAGTTGAGATAA
- the argE gene encoding acetylornithine deacetylase, whose amino-acid sequence MMQSRLLLEKLVAFETVSRASNLNLIEFIRGYLDELGVASQLVYNDSGSKANLWATIGPADRGGIVLSGHTDVVPVDGQAWAFPPFKLTEHDGKLYGRGSADMKGFLACMLAAVPTFLATPLRTPIHLAFSYDEEVGCLGVRSLLEYIKEQAHTPVACIVGEPTELKPILGHKGKLAMRCHVHGAACHSAYAPDGVNAIEYASHLIVKLTEMGAELRDKQLDYRFDPPFTTLQTGTISGGNALNIVPTDCCFDWEIRTLPSADGEQICSELKQYACQELEPQMRAVKADTGIHFEHLQAYPGLLLDQSAPLAKFIALLANSSDFSTVAFGTEGGLFHQVGIPAVICGPGSMAQGHKPDEFIAIEQLHRCDAMMRRLARFATSEEILK is encoded by the coding sequence ATGATGCAGAGTCGGTTGCTGCTAGAAAAACTGGTGGCCTTTGAGACCGTGAGCCGTGCTTCCAACCTGAATTTGATTGAATTCATACGCGGCTACTTGGACGAGTTAGGGGTTGCCTCTCAGTTGGTCTATAACGATTCGGGTAGCAAAGCCAACTTGTGGGCCACCATAGGCCCTGCTGATCGCGGCGGCATTGTTCTGTCTGGGCATACAGATGTCGTGCCGGTGGATGGTCAGGCGTGGGCCTTTCCCCCATTCAAGCTGACCGAGCATGATGGAAAGCTTTACGGTCGCGGCAGCGCCGACATGAAAGGCTTTCTAGCCTGCATGCTAGCGGCAGTGCCCACCTTCTTGGCAACCCCTCTACGCACGCCGATACATTTGGCTTTTTCTTATGATGAAGAAGTGGGGTGCTTGGGCGTGCGCTCCCTCCTGGAGTACATCAAAGAGCAGGCTCATACTCCTGTCGCTTGCATCGTGGGCGAGCCAACCGAGCTCAAGCCAATCTTAGGGCATAAGGGAAAACTCGCTATGCGCTGCCATGTGCATGGAGCCGCCTGTCACTCTGCCTATGCCCCTGACGGTGTGAATGCCATTGAGTACGCTTCCCACTTAATCGTAAAGCTAACGGAAATGGGGGCTGAACTCCGCGATAAGCAGCTTGATTATCGGTTTGACCCTCCTTTTACCACGCTACAGACCGGCACTATCAGTGGAGGGAATGCACTCAATATTGTGCCCACTGATTGCTGTTTCGACTGGGAAATTCGCACTTTGCCAAGCGCTGATGGCGAACAGATATGCAGCGAATTAAAACAGTATGCCTGCCAAGAGCTTGAGCCGCAGATGCGTGCTGTCAAAGCGGACACAGGGATTCACTTTGAACACCTACAAGCCTATCCCGGGCTACTGCTGGATCAAAGCGCTCCTCTCGCTAAATTTATTGCCTTACTGGCTAACAGCAGTGACTTCAGCACGGTGGCCTTTGGCACAGAAGGTGGATTATTCCATCAAGTAGGAATACCAGCGGTCATTTGCGGGCCTGGGAGCATGGCTCAAGGGCATAAACCCGATGAGTTTATTGCTATTGAACAACTGCATAGGTGTGACGCCATGATGCGTCGACTAGCTAGGTTTGCCACAAGCGAGGAAATCCTGAAGTAA
- a CDS encoding DUF1028 domain-containing protein: MADGNRCDRGYSGGEAVTFSIAAVCKETGETGCAVSSSSICVTSRCAFVGPGGAALTQNVTNPALGMQAIQLLKEGMAPQQVIDTLLQDEHYPQWRQLLVVDSRGRSALFDGEKALGIVGRAKGDGCVAAGNLLADSRVPVAMVKAFENSEGQLAERLILAMQAGVAAGGEAGPVYSAGLRVARPNIEWPVIDLRVDWHDSPIDSLYENWLRYAPQLEDYVMRAANPDAAPSYGVPGE; encoded by the coding sequence GTGGCTGATGGAAATCGATGTGATCGCGGTTATTCCGGAGGTGAAGCAGTGACATTCTCAATTGCTGCAGTGTGTAAGGAAACCGGCGAAACCGGGTGTGCTGTTAGTTCATCTAGTATCTGTGTCACCAGTCGCTGCGCTTTTGTAGGCCCAGGAGGCGCGGCATTGACTCAGAATGTCACTAATCCTGCTTTAGGCATGCAGGCTATCCAGCTGTTAAAGGAGGGGATGGCACCACAGCAGGTGATCGATACGCTGCTACAGGACGAGCATTACCCTCAGTGGCGCCAGTTGCTGGTAGTCGACTCACGGGGGCGTAGTGCCCTATTCGACGGTGAGAAAGCTCTCGGAATCGTGGGACGGGCTAAAGGCGATGGCTGCGTAGCCGCCGGTAATTTACTGGCTGATAGCCGCGTCCCCGTGGCGATGGTAAAGGCGTTCGAGAATTCGGAGGGTCAGCTTGCTGAGCGGCTGATATTAGCCATGCAGGCGGGAGTGGCTGCTGGTGGTGAAGCTGGTCCTGTTTACTCTGCGGGCCTTCGCGTGGCACGCCCCAATATTGAGTGGCCGGTTATTGATTTACGGGTTGATTGGCATGATTCGCCGATTGATTCGTTATATGAGAACTGGCTGCGGTATGCCCCGCAGTTGGAAGATTATGTGATGCGGGCGGCCAATCCCGACGCCGCTCCCAGCTATGGTGTGCCCGGTGAGTGA
- a CDS encoding RidA family protein: MFNTKATYPNQSLDNDLCQAVRAGNTIYVRGQVGTDFDGNLVGLGDPAAQAEQAMKNIQQLLHEAGSHLSHIVKTTTYITDPRFREPVYREVGKWLKGVYPISTGLVVAGLAQPEWLMEIDVIAVIPEVKQ; encoded by the coding sequence ATGTTTAATACCAAGGCGACATATCCAAATCAAAGTTTAGATAATGATCTTTGCCAAGCAGTGCGAGCGGGTAACACCATCTATGTGCGTGGTCAGGTCGGCACTGACTTCGACGGCAACCTTGTCGGCCTGGGCGACCCTGCGGCTCAGGCAGAACAAGCCATGAAAAATATCCAGCAATTACTGCATGAAGCAGGCAGTCACCTTTCTCACATCGTTAAAACAACAACTTATATTACCGATCCTCGCTTTCGTGAGCCTGTATACCGTGAAGTGGGCAAGTGGCTAAAGGGTGTTTACCCCATTTCGACTGGGCTGGTAGTGGCGGGGCTAGCACAGCCTGAGTGGCTGATGGAAATCGATGTGATCGCGGTTATTCCGGAGGTGAAGCAGTGA
- a CDS encoding ABC transporter ATP-binding protein — MSELVSFKPAETQTSAPITEPRIAVQLDGVLKQFGDATALHRVSMKIFQGEFLTLLGPSGCGKTTLLNLMAGFLEADNGEIFIDGELVTETPPYQREIGIVFQSYALFPHMNVSENVGYGLRMRRTPKAEIKQRVDQALKMVKLEGFEERRPKELSGGQQQRVALARALVIRPKVLLLDEPFSALDKNLRLNMQQEIKEIQRKLGVTTVFVTHDQDEALAMSDRVVVMSAGHVRQVAPPHEIYRHPIDPFVASFVGDANIFPAHYTGHDNGSGTIEFGSTKLLLPIANIHGQVGDSVDLYARPENLRLAPLHEEADLAGTVIGHVFLGDHVDVSVHVPETGIDRPVTIRSPGLDALDSWPTGTGVGINFICRDTTAFTRASTSEESTQ; from the coding sequence ATGAGTGAGTTAGTTAGCTTTAAACCTGCTGAGACGCAAACATCAGCCCCCATAACAGAACCCCGTATTGCTGTGCAACTGGATGGCGTACTGAAGCAGTTTGGCGATGCCACGGCATTGCACCGTGTCTCTATGAAGATATTCCAAGGAGAGTTTTTAACACTATTGGGCCCCTCCGGCTGTGGCAAAACCACCTTGTTAAATCTAATGGCAGGTTTTCTTGAAGCCGATAATGGTGAGATTTTTATTGATGGTGAACTGGTTACCGAAACACCGCCCTACCAGCGGGAAATAGGTATCGTGTTTCAAAGTTATGCGCTGTTCCCCCATATGAATGTCAGCGAGAACGTGGGCTATGGCTTGCGTATGCGTCGCACTCCCAAGGCGGAGATTAAGCAACGTGTCGATCAGGCCTTAAAGATGGTGAAGCTGGAAGGTTTCGAGGAGCGACGACCCAAAGAGTTGTCAGGGGGACAGCAGCAGCGCGTGGCACTCGCACGCGCCTTGGTTATACGGCCAAAGGTTCTACTTCTGGACGAACCCTTCTCGGCACTGGATAAAAACCTGCGGCTGAACATGCAACAGGAGATCAAGGAGATTCAACGCAAGCTTGGGGTTACGACGGTATTTGTTACCCATGATCAGGATGAAGCGCTGGCAATGTCAGACCGAGTCGTGGTGATGTCCGCGGGCCATGTTCGGCAGGTAGCGCCACCCCATGAGATCTACCGTCATCCTATCGACCCTTTTGTTGCCTCTTTCGTCGGAGATGCCAATATTTTCCCTGCCCACTACACCGGCCATGACAATGGGTCGGGAACCATCGAATTCGGCAGCACCAAGCTCCTTCTGCCCATTGCCAATATTCATGGTCAGGTCGGCGATAGCGTCGATTTGTATGCACGCCCTGAGAATCTTCGCCTCGCCCCTCTACATGAGGAGGCTGATCTCGCCGGTACTGTGATTGGGCATGTCTTCCTGGGTGATCACGTCGATGTCTCCGTTCATGTCCCTGAGACCGGTATTGATCGTCCTGTGACTATTCGCAGTCCTGGTTTAGACGCTCTAGATAGCTGGCCAACGGGCACCGGGGTGGGTATCAATTTTATATGCCGAGATACCACCGCCTTTACACGCGCCTCAACCTCAGAGGAGAGCACTCAATGA
- a CDS encoding GlcG/HbpS family heme-binding protein, whose translation MSNWIRHTPRLTHHAALAVLHAAIEKSEQLGVAQNIAIVDEGGNLLAFIRMDGAKLLSRETAISKAISAASHRQPTAQLDPDLELKLAIAAGGRLTNLEGGQPLMIGNVCVGGIGVGSGTGQQDIEVAKAGAAILVEGVQA comes from the coding sequence ATGAGCAACTGGATACGCCATACGCCACGGTTAACACATCATGCAGCACTTGCGGTGTTACATGCAGCGATTGAAAAGTCAGAACAGCTAGGCGTTGCGCAGAACATTGCGATTGTTGATGAAGGAGGTAACTTGCTCGCGTTTATCCGCATGGATGGGGCAAAGCTTCTATCCCGTGAAACGGCGATTTCCAAAGCGATATCAGCGGCCTCTCACCGGCAGCCAACCGCTCAGCTTGACCCTGACCTTGAACTCAAGCTCGCTATCGCGGCAGGGGGACGGCTCACCAACCTTGAAGGCGGCCAGCCGTTAATGATTGGCAATGTTTGTGTTGGCGGCATTGGTGTCGGATCCGGCACCGGCCAGCAGGATATTGAGGTGGCCAAAGCGGGAGCGGCCATACTAGTGGAAGGAGTGCAAGCTTGA
- a CDS encoding NAD(P)H-quinone oxidoreductase codes for MQHMTAIIAEQYGSPEVLHSVTREIPTPGVGEILIKVAAAGVNRPDLMQRNGMPTPPGTTDIFGLEASGLVEAVGPGETNWKVGDRVMALLNGGGYASHCIAIADHCLPVPEQVSLIEAAALPEALFTLWHNLYERGRLTPGDSLLIHGGASGLGTLGIALAKATGARVAATAGSAEKVAALSNIGVDLAINYREQEYVSVINAAWGENAIDVVLDTVGGDYIGRNLEVMAPEGRHVSLSFFAGAEISLSLPTIMRKGLTLTSSTLRPKSRHEKTRLAQRVTHHLLPLLASRKVFPVIYKTFPLERAADAHHVLEQNSNIGKVVLTTSTREE; via the coding sequence ATGCAACACATGACCGCCATTATCGCTGAACAATATGGTTCCCCGGAGGTTCTGCACAGCGTCACTCGGGAGATCCCCACCCCGGGAGTGGGCGAAATACTGATCAAGGTAGCCGCTGCCGGCGTTAATCGGCCAGACCTGATGCAGCGCAACGGCATGCCCACACCTCCAGGTACTACCGACATCTTCGGGCTCGAAGCATCCGGCTTGGTGGAAGCCGTCGGCCCAGGTGAAACCAACTGGAAAGTAGGCGATCGTGTAATGGCATTGCTCAATGGTGGCGGCTATGCCAGTCACTGCATTGCTATCGCCGATCACTGCCTGCCCGTTCCTGAACAGGTTTCGCTAATCGAAGCCGCCGCACTGCCCGAAGCGCTCTTCACCCTATGGCATAACCTATATGAACGCGGACGCCTTACCCCAGGGGATAGCCTGCTTATCCACGGCGGTGCAAGTGGCTTGGGCACTCTGGGAATTGCTCTGGCGAAAGCCACCGGAGCAAGGGTTGCCGCTACTGCGGGCAGCGCCGAAAAGGTGGCTGCGCTGAGCAATATAGGCGTTGATCTGGCGATTAATTATCGCGAACAGGAGTACGTCAGCGTCATTAATGCAGCCTGGGGCGAAAACGCTATCGATGTGGTTCTGGATACCGTGGGCGGCGACTACATTGGCCGAAATCTGGAAGTGATGGCTCCCGAAGGGCGCCATGTCAGCCTATCATTCTTCGCTGGCGCTGAGATCTCGCTCTCTTTGCCGACCATTATGCGCAAGGGGCTGACGCTAACGTCTTCGACGCTACGCCCTAAGAGCCGCCATGAAAAAACACGCTTGGCGCAGCGAGTCACCCACCATCTGTTGCCCCTACTCGCCAGCCGGAAGGTCTTTCCCGTTATTTACAAGACATTCCCCCTGGAGAGAGCAGCGGACGCCCACCACGTGTTAGAGCAGAACAGCAATATCGGCAAAGTAGTACTGACCACCAGCACACGGGAAGAGTGA
- a CDS encoding glutathione S-transferase family protein → MTTAAPILRLYHATTSPYVRKVMAVATQLGLASQIELLASAAHPIERDSRIATFNPIGKIPAAQTRDGQLLFDSRVICEYLDDYAQGGLFPVGAARWEALARQALGDGLLDAALLARYERLARPKELQFDVWYQAQMDKVQSALTSIEQQAPTLSNTPCDIGAITLGCALGYLDFRFPDLDWRSQCPQAARWLTDFDAQPAMSATRPHE, encoded by the coding sequence ATGACAACTGCTGCCCCTATATTACGTCTTTACCACGCAACAACCTCGCCTTACGTACGCAAAGTCATGGCGGTGGCGACCCAGCTTGGCCTGGCATCGCAGATAGAGCTGCTGGCTAGCGCCGCACACCCCATTGAGCGCGACAGTCGTATTGCGACCTTCAACCCTATCGGCAAGATACCTGCAGCCCAGACGAGAGATGGGCAGTTATTATTCGACAGCCGAGTTATCTGTGAGTATCTCGACGATTATGCCCAGGGCGGCCTATTCCCGGTGGGTGCTGCGCGCTGGGAAGCCCTGGCACGCCAGGCACTTGGTGATGGGTTGCTGGATGCTGCGCTGCTCGCCAGATATGAACGCTTAGCGCGCCCTAAAGAGCTTCAGTTCGATGTTTGGTATCAGGCTCAGATGGATAAGGTGCAGTCGGCTTTGACAAGTATTGAGCAGCAAGCCCCGACGCTTTCGAACACTCCCTGTGATATTGGCGCTATTACCCTTGGCTGTGCCTTAGGCTACCTGGATTTTCGCTTTCCAGATCTGGATTGGCGCAGCCAATGCCCACAGGCAGCACGCTGGCTTACGGACTTCGATGCCCAGCCCGCAATGAGCGCCACACGTCCCCATGAGTGA